In Nitrospiraceae bacterium, one genomic interval encodes:
- a CDS encoding tetratricopeptide repeat protein, whose amino-acid sequence MISEMVMRVLIADRILTTSIVARHTTSSFGITLALILFTVMACAAAPQAPQTTVVSQPAVKTNPPAHIPDASAAYHFMLGYQAESAQDIDRAIQEYLLVLKTDPSAQSVKARLAELYFSLGDFPDAQRYANEAAEGVGQDAQLLTQVAKILVGVGQGDRAVTLLDRAIEQDPTSSEVYFAKGLLLLNLKHLPDAEQAIRAGLARNPESPVGQYHLGRILLESGKLEEAAASFDRAISINQSFEPAYLALASLYEARQDKDRAIGVLQKYLRNVNPRNRDIRHHLVRLYVSLKDYQGATKELDELLAEDPNDLDAHLRLALIEGEQKNYAKAINRLTIVLKARPAELKVRDYLGFLYEEAKEPQKALDAYALNLQIEPSYFEGHLHLGVLYYRLKKFPESVTHLAEASKLNPKQPESYIVLGLAYLQMEQYENAAKVFEEGIRQNPKSADLYFNLGTAYDKLNRFDEVVRVMEIALQLDPHHADTLNYLGYSYAERGIKIDQALSLTKQAVALKPDNGYYVDSLGWAFFKSGLLTEALSEIKRAVALVGDDPVIFEHLGDIYAKQQKMSEAREAWLHSLELDPSNAKLIERFRELGMGDPTQEDRIQQAKRRVSERIQSQPSTQ is encoded by the coding sequence ATGATTTCTGAGATGGTCATGCGAGTCTTGATAGCTGATCGGATTCTTACAACGTCGATCGTCGCCAGACATACCACATCAAGCTTCGGCATCACGCTCGCGCTTATCCTTTTCACTGTCATGGCGTGTGCGGCGGCGCCTCAGGCTCCACAAACGACGGTTGTTTCTCAGCCCGCTGTCAAAACGAATCCTCCAGCACACATCCCCGATGCGTCAGCAGCTTACCATTTCATGCTGGGCTATCAGGCTGAGTCGGCTCAGGATATCGATCGAGCGATTCAGGAATATCTTTTGGTTCTCAAAACTGATCCCTCAGCCCAATCAGTCAAGGCCAGATTGGCCGAGCTCTATTTCTCACTCGGCGATTTCCCCGATGCGCAGCGTTATGCCAATGAAGCCGCAGAGGGAGTAGGGCAAGATGCGCAATTGCTGACGCAGGTCGCCAAGATTCTCGTCGGAGTGGGGCAAGGAGATCGGGCAGTGACTCTATTAGATCGAGCGATTGAGCAGGATCCAACTTCGAGCGAGGTGTATTTTGCCAAAGGATTGCTGTTGCTCAATCTCAAACATCTGCCGGATGCAGAGCAGGCAATCAGGGCTGGCCTTGCTAGAAATCCTGAGTCCCCCGTCGGCCAGTATCACTTAGGACGTATCCTGCTTGAGAGTGGGAAATTGGAAGAGGCGGCTGCCAGTTTTGATCGGGCCATTTCAATCAATCAATCGTTTGAACCAGCCTACCTGGCCTTGGCCTCACTATATGAAGCCAGACAGGATAAAGACCGGGCAATTGGAGTTCTTCAGAAATACCTCCGGAATGTGAATCCCCGCAATCGGGACATTCGCCACCATTTGGTTCGCTTATATGTCTCATTGAAGGATTACCAGGGGGCTACGAAAGAGTTAGATGAGTTGCTTGCCGAAGACCCCAATGACCTCGACGCTCACCTACGTTTGGCGCTTATCGAGGGAGAACAAAAAAACTATGCCAAGGCGATCAATCGCTTGACGATAGTCTTGAAAGCGAGACCGGCCGAACTGAAGGTGCGAGACTATCTCGGCTTTCTCTACGAAGAGGCAAAGGAACCGCAAAAAGCGCTCGATGCGTATGCCTTAAATCTGCAAATTGAACCGTCATATTTCGAAGGGCACCTCCATCTTGGAGTGCTTTACTATCGTCTTAAGAAGTTCCCAGAGTCTGTTACGCATCTTGCTGAGGCATCAAAGCTGAATCCCAAACAACCTGAGTCGTATATCGTTCTTGGATTGGCCTACCTCCAGATGGAGCAGTATGAAAATGCCGCGAAGGTATTTGAAGAGGGCATTCGCCAGAACCCAAAGAGCGCCGATCTGTATTTCAACCTTGGTACGGCATATGACAAGCTCAACCGCTTCGATGAAGTTGTGCGAGTAATGGAGATTGCGCTCCAGCTGGATCCACATCATGCTGACACGCTAAATTATCTCGGATATAGCTATGCGGAGCGCGGGATTAAAATTGACCAGGCTCTGTCTCTCACGAAACAGGCAGTCGCCCTGAAGCCGGACAATGGCTATTATGTGGATAGCCTAGGTTGGGCCTTCTTCAAATCCGGCCTATTGACTGAAGCACTCAGCGAAATCAAGCGCGCCGTAGCCCTCGTTGGAGATGATCCGGTAATTTTCGAACATCTAGGAGATATATATGCCAAGCAACAGAAAATGTCCGAAGCCCGCGAGGCCTGGCTCCATTCACTCGAATTGGATCCATCAAATGCAAAGCTAATTGAACGGTTCCGTGAACTAGGTATGGGAGATCCTACCCAAGAAGACCGTATCCAACAGGCAAAACGGCGCGTATCTGAGCGGATACAGTCTCAACCGTCGACGCAGTAG
- the hisZ gene encoding ATP phosphoribosyltransferase regulatory subunit — MATILPHAAKQVRRLEREFLGEVGRWGYEEIILPTLEYLDVLAPGLEAELVEKSYKLADRTTGRMLLLRPDATAQIARTVGMGLTGSMLPLRLSYRTSVFRYQPEHAGRDREIFQVGAELIGVDDGAGDSEIISLLIECLRAIGLHSFTVSVGHVGFSKGLLVRAGLSPQGQKRAEQAVARKDLPRLEEVLACERVSKALAAAILEAPELYGREEVLERGRILAAGNPALQGPLDRLGQVYQLLCASGYRDSLLLDLGEFRGFDYYDGVVFDVFAEGVGAELGGGGRYDHLIARFGRPLPSTGFALDVDRIFHAVVNGNGDEEPLRAEYLVAASRRSLRRMMLVASQLRRSNSRVIQYLAKGADDKAVADAVAMGAAQRAGTVIVVGAHGTAQDEVVVVALPTKKVGRPHRKTMKIRDLVHLARRKRQGGKEPL; from the coding sequence ATGGCAACTATACTTCCGCATGCTGCCAAGCAGGTTCGTCGGCTTGAACGAGAGTTTTTGGGGGAGGTCGGCCGCTGGGGATATGAAGAAATCATTCTGCCGACGCTAGAATATCTCGATGTCCTGGCTCCTGGCCTCGAGGCAGAGCTCGTTGAAAAGAGTTACAAACTTGCCGACCGCACGACGGGACGGATGCTGTTGCTCAGACCTGATGCGACTGCTCAAATCGCCCGTACAGTCGGGATGGGACTGACGGGATCGATGCTTCCTTTACGGTTGTCCTATCGGACATCTGTATTCCGGTATCAGCCGGAACATGCGGGACGGGACCGAGAAATATTCCAAGTAGGTGCCGAACTCATTGGGGTCGATGATGGGGCTGGGGATAGTGAAATCATCAGTCTGCTCATCGAGTGCCTGCGCGCTATCGGTCTCCACTCATTCACCGTGTCCGTGGGCCACGTGGGATTTTCTAAAGGCCTGTTGGTACGAGCCGGCCTCTCGCCACAAGGTCAGAAGCGTGCGGAACAGGCGGTTGCCCGCAAAGATCTCCCCAGGTTGGAAGAAGTGTTGGCATGTGAACGCGTTTCGAAAGCTTTGGCCGCGGCCATCCTTGAAGCGCCGGAACTCTACGGTCGTGAAGAGGTACTTGAACGGGGTCGGATTCTAGCGGCGGGGAATCCTGCGTTGCAGGGTCCTCTTGACCGGCTTGGTCAAGTCTACCAACTCCTTTGTGCGTCGGGTTATCGAGACTCATTGCTATTGGATCTAGGGGAATTTCGAGGATTCGACTATTACGATGGTGTGGTGTTCGACGTATTTGCTGAAGGAGTTGGGGCCGAGCTCGGTGGTGGAGGTCGCTACGATCACTTGATCGCTCGATTCGGCCGGCCGTTGCCTTCGACAGGGTTTGCCTTGGATGTCGATCGAATTTTTCATGCAGTGGTGAATGGCAATGGAGATGAAGAACCGTTGAGGGCCGAGTATTTGGTGGCAGCATCCCGACGGTCTCTTCGACGCATGATGTTGGTGGCAAGCCAGCTGCGACGATCTAATTCGCGGGTGATTCAATATCTGGCCAAAGGAGCCGACGACAAGGCAGTGGCAGATGCCGTTGCGATGGGGGCAGCTCAGCGAGCCGGGACGGTGATCGTTGTTGGTGCTCACGGCACAGCACAGGATGAGGTGGTGGTCGTGGCTCTGCCGACCAAGAAGGTTGGCAGACCTCATCGGAAAACAATGAAGATAAGAGATCTGGTTCACCTTGCTCGCCGAAAGCGGCAGGGTGGCAAGGAACCTTTATGA
- a CDS encoding transglycosylase SLT domain-containing protein, whose protein sequence is MNTSASPEDELDANLVPVDTEPPASGSPGPSTTIDVTGQSAVPRSEELLQLNPIATGTTARFSDVLNPPAETTQFQPSSPDSVEPTAYNVPIVVDSSVQGHIRYFNTAIRDRFEQWLLRLSRYRPLVETIFTEFHLPSDLVYLSLVESGFNPYAYSRARATGPWQFMKGTAKLYGLRVDQYVDERRDPIKSTVAAARYLRDLYDLFGAWPLAMAAYNAGEGKVLRALQKAQADSFSEISKTRLIRRETKEYVPRFMAATIIARNPDRYGFSQETVTPHRFEEVIVDRPIHFRAIAHVTGIPYDELRLLNPELRREATPPDDTAYHLKVPVGSKAKLEELLDRIPTFKFPPLHTSRAKFAEAGTSRWYKVRVGDTLEKVSKRFRIPLKTLKAKNNLSSPVIRPGEFLIISH, encoded by the coding sequence GTGAACACGTCAGCCAGCCCCGAAGACGAGCTAGACGCGAACCTGGTCCCAGTCGATACAGAGCCTCCCGCCTCCGGGTCACCTGGTCCGTCGACTACCATCGACGTCACCGGCCAGAGTGCTGTTCCAAGGTCCGAAGAACTCCTGCAACTCAATCCTATCGCTACTGGAACGACCGCTCGGTTTTCAGACGTTTTGAATCCTCCGGCTGAGACCACGCAGTTCCAGCCCTCTTCACCAGATTCGGTCGAACCGACGGCGTACAATGTTCCTATCGTAGTCGACTCTTCGGTACAGGGGCATATCCGCTATTTCAATACTGCGATTCGAGACCGGTTTGAACAATGGCTGCTGCGGCTCAGTCGCTATCGACCGCTTGTGGAAACGATTTTCACGGAATTTCACCTCCCCAGCGACCTGGTCTACCTCTCGCTCGTGGAAAGCGGATTTAACCCTTATGCCTACTCGCGAGCTCGCGCGACCGGGCCATGGCAGTTCATGAAAGGCACGGCGAAACTCTACGGCTTGCGTGTCGATCAATATGTCGATGAACGGCGTGACCCGATTAAGTCCACAGTAGCCGCCGCACGATACCTTCGAGACCTCTACGACCTCTTTGGCGCCTGGCCGCTCGCAATGGCAGCCTATAACGCCGGAGAAGGGAAAGTCCTACGGGCTCTTCAAAAAGCTCAAGCCGACAGTTTTTCGGAGATTTCCAAGACTCGGCTCATCAGACGGGAAACGAAGGAATATGTCCCGCGCTTTATGGCTGCGACGATTATTGCGAGGAACCCAGATCGCTACGGATTTAGCCAGGAGACCGTGACGCCTCACCGGTTTGAAGAAGTCATCGTTGATCGCCCGATTCATTTCCGGGCCATCGCACATGTGACGGGCATACCCTACGATGAACTCCGCCTCTTGAATCCGGAGTTACGACGAGAGGCGACGCCACCTGACGACACTGCCTATCATCTAAAGGTGCCGGTGGGATCGAAAGCCAAGCTTGAAGAACTCCTTGATCGAATCCCCACCTTCAAGTTTCCCCCGCTGCATACCAGCAGAGCAAAGTTTGCTGAGGCCGGGACTTCACGCTGGTATAAAGTGCGCGTCGGAGACACACTAGAGAAGGTGTCGAAGCGGTTCCGCATCCCCCTCAAGACGCTCAAAGCCAAGAACAACCTTTCAAGCCCCGTCATCAGACCCGGCGAATTCCTCATCATCAGCCACTGA
- the dnaB gene encoding replicative DNA helicase: MSDVDLSQPRIPPQNIEAEQSILGAILLDREAMPKVEELLVEQDFYRTAHQKIYRAMLNLSERDEAIDHITLSEHLRSLGELEGIGGAAYLAELIAVTPSAANVRYHCKVVKDKALLRGLISASTDVLMQAYDSTESAEVVLESAEQSVFRIGQNRLGRGFYPLKEIIAESLGVVDALHKLGKSVTGVPTGFTELDDITAGLQSSDLVILAARPSMGKTSLALGIAIKAAIDHQQKVGIFSLEMSKEQLVLRMLSSHAAVDSHKLRIGKLDKEEWWALAEAAGKLELAPIFIDDSGSLSVTQMRGKARRLMKEKGLDLLVVDYLQLMQGRADAESRQQEISDISRSLKALAKELQVPILALSQLSRAVENRTDKRPILADLRESGAIEQDADVVIFIYRDEVYNPDSDEKGIAHILVKKHRNGPTGDVKLTFLDKFAKFADFSDREET, encoded by the coding sequence ATGTCGGACGTTGACCTGTCGCAACCAAGAATTCCTCCGCAAAATATTGAAGCGGAGCAGTCAATCTTGGGCGCTATCCTGCTCGACAGAGAGGCGATGCCAAAAGTTGAGGAACTGCTGGTAGAGCAGGATTTTTATCGTACGGCACATCAGAAGATCTATCGAGCCATGCTGAATCTTTCTGAGCGGGATGAAGCAATCGACCACATTACGCTGAGCGAACATCTAAGAAGTTTGGGAGAACTCGAAGGAATTGGCGGTGCGGCTTACCTCGCGGAGCTTATCGCAGTTACGCCTTCTGCTGCCAATGTCCGCTACCACTGTAAGGTTGTGAAAGACAAGGCTCTCTTGCGGGGGCTGATCAGTGCCTCAACGGATGTGTTGATGCAGGCGTATGACTCTACGGAGTCTGCTGAGGTGGTACTTGAGTCTGCTGAACAATCGGTCTTTAGGATAGGCCAAAACAGGCTGGGACGAGGATTCTACCCTCTAAAAGAGATTATCGCCGAGAGTCTCGGGGTTGTGGACGCTCTCCATAAGTTAGGGAAAAGTGTAACAGGCGTTCCTACTGGTTTTACAGAGTTGGACGATATTACCGCGGGACTCCAATCATCTGATCTCGTTATCTTGGCAGCTAGACCCAGTATGGGAAAAACAAGTCTTGCTCTGGGAATTGCGATAAAGGCCGCAATCGATCATCAACAGAAAGTGGGAATATTTAGTTTAGAAATGTCCAAGGAGCAGCTTGTTTTGAGGATGCTTAGCTCCCATGCGGCGGTCGACTCACACAAGCTTAGGATTGGCAAATTAGACAAAGAGGAGTGGTGGGCGCTTGCTGAGGCAGCAGGTAAGCTCGAACTGGCACCCATTTTCATCGATGACTCGGGTAGCCTTTCGGTTACGCAAATGCGTGGTAAGGCAAGACGCTTGATGAAGGAGAAGGGACTAGACCTGCTTGTCGTGGACTACCTTCAGCTCATGCAAGGTAGGGCAGATGCCGAATCGAGGCAACAAGAGATCTCTGATATTTCTCGTTCGTTGAAGGCACTAGCAAAGGAACTGCAAGTTCCGATTCTTGCCTTGTCCCAGTTAAGCCGAGCTGTTGAGAATAGAACTGACAAAAGACCCATACTAGCTGATCTGAGAGAGTCCGGCGCCATTGAACAGGACGCAGATGTTGTCATCTTTATCTATAGAGACGAAGTGTACAATCCCGATTCCGATGAAAAGGGGATTGCACACATACTGGTAAAGAAACACCGTAATGGTCCAACGGGAGATGTGAAGCTAACCTTTCTTGACAAGTTTGCCAAGTTTGCCGATTTCTCAGATCGAGAGGAAACCTGA
- a CDS encoding alanine--glyoxylate aminotransferase family protein, with translation MLKRYLLAPGPTPVPPEVLLAMARPMIHHRAPEFDKLFAEVRDGLKWLFQTRNDVLMLAASGTGGMEGSVSNFLSPGDKALTINGGKFGERWTKLCKTFGAQVTEIKVEWGHAVNPQMVADALKKDPGIKAVYVQASETSTGVAHDVKTLAQIVKAHGDTILVVDAITALGVFDIKTDEWGIDVLITGSQKALMLPPGLAFVSVSEKAWQVADKAKNTAFYFNFKKERENQQKNQTAFTPAVSLIIGLQEVLKMLKAEGLETVFHRQAAMAHAMREGVKAAGLALFPRESPSDALTAISAPEGVDGQAVYKNLRTQYGITAAGGQDHLKGRIFRVSHMGYMDRFDVITAVAAIEMVLKGLGHPIKLGSGVAKAQELLMAK, from the coding sequence ATGTTGAAGCGGTATTTGTTGGCTCCGGGCCCCACGCCTGTCCCCCCGGAAGTGCTTTTGGCGATGGCGAGACCCATGATTCATCACCGAGCCCCGGAATTTGACAAGCTTTTTGCGGAGGTTCGGGACGGCTTGAAGTGGTTGTTCCAGACCAGAAACGATGTCTTGATGTTAGCGGCCTCGGGCACAGGTGGCATGGAGGGTTCGGTATCGAATTTTCTTTCTCCCGGCGATAAGGCTCTCACAATCAACGGCGGCAAGTTCGGGGAACGTTGGACGAAGCTCTGCAAAACGTTCGGGGCTCAAGTGACGGAGATCAAAGTTGAGTGGGGACACGCCGTGAATCCCCAAATGGTAGCTGATGCATTGAAAAAGGACCCTGGAATCAAGGCTGTGTATGTGCAGGCAAGCGAGACATCGACAGGAGTGGCTCACGACGTCAAGACCCTGGCACAGATTGTCAAGGCTCATGGCGATACTATTCTCGTGGTTGATGCGATCACGGCCTTGGGAGTATTCGATATCAAGACGGATGAGTGGGGGATAGACGTTCTTATCACGGGATCCCAAAAGGCGTTGATGTTGCCGCCGGGGCTGGCGTTCGTCAGCGTGAGCGAGAAGGCCTGGCAGGTAGCAGACAAGGCCAAGAATACCGCATTTTACTTCAACTTTAAGAAGGAACGAGAAAACCAGCAGAAAAATCAGACCGCTTTCACTCCTGCAGTTTCCTTGATCATCGGGCTGCAAGAGGTTCTCAAGATGCTCAAGGCAGAAGGACTCGAGACGGTGTTTCATCGTCAAGCCGCCATGGCCCATGCCATGCGGGAGGGAGTCAAGGCGGCTGGCCTCGCGCTTTTCCCAAGGGAATCACCGAGCGATGCCTTGACTGCCATTTCCGCTCCTGAAGGAGTCGATGGGCAGGCGGTCTATAAAAATCTACGCACCCAATATGGAATAACAGCGGCGGGTGGGCAGGATCACTTGAAGGGAAGGATTTTCCGTGTGTCTCATATGGGGTATATGGATCGTTTCGATGTGATTACGGCTGTGGCAGCGATCGAGATGGTGCTGAAAGGGTTGGGCCATCCGATAAAACTCGGTAGTGGTGTGGCCAAGGCGCAAGAACTTCTCATGGCGAAGTGA
- the bioF gene encoding 8-amino-7-oxononanoate synthase: MFEQHLHKLATRHLSRRLQTLHSATGPVVDLDGRRVLLLASNDYLGLATHPDVVQAAVRATQQFGAGSGAARLISGTLPPHQDLELALAQFKRTSAALTFGSGYLANLGTIPTLIGRGGLVLADRLSHASLLDGCKLSGADLRVYRHGDVEHLQSLLARRARGRRTLIVTDGLFSMDGDLAPLPDLAELAQRYEADLYVDDAHGTGVMGATGRGTLEHFGLESCIPFHMGTLGKALGSSGAYVAGPATLIDYLVNTSRAFIFTTAPPPASAAAAVAALRVLQREPERRNRLWANRKRLAAGLKDLGFRLTDSVSPIMPILVGDAEKAVAFAEQLLAEGVYAPAIRPPTVPESTSRIRVTITSEHTLAHIEQSLGAFERAGKTAHLL, encoded by the coding sequence ATGTTTGAACAACACCTGCATAAGTTGGCCACGCGACATCTGAGCAGACGTTTGCAAACGCTCCACTCAGCCACCGGTCCTGTCGTTGATCTCGACGGACGACGGGTACTGCTGCTCGCCTCGAACGACTACCTTGGCCTTGCTACCCACCCGGATGTCGTCCAAGCCGCAGTTCGAGCGACACAACAATTCGGGGCTGGATCCGGCGCGGCACGATTGATCTCCGGGACGCTCCCCCCTCATCAGGATCTCGAACTTGCGCTAGCACAGTTCAAGAGAACCAGCGCTGCGCTGACGTTTGGCTCCGGGTATCTCGCCAATCTTGGCACAATTCCCACCCTAATCGGTCGAGGCGGCTTGGTTCTTGCCGACCGTCTGAGTCATGCCAGTCTACTAGACGGCTGCAAACTAAGCGGAGCTGACTTACGGGTGTATCGCCACGGCGACGTCGAACATCTGCAATCCCTTCTCGCACGAAGAGCGCGCGGACGACGCACACTGATCGTCACGGATGGCTTGTTCAGTATGGATGGCGACTTGGCTCCACTCCCGGATCTCGCCGAGTTGGCACAACGGTATGAAGCCGATCTTTATGTTGACGATGCGCACGGGACCGGCGTCATGGGTGCAACCGGACGAGGCACTCTTGAACATTTTGGTCTTGAATCATGTATTCCGTTCCACATGGGCACGCTGGGCAAAGCCCTCGGCAGCAGTGGAGCCTATGTGGCAGGACCGGCGACTCTCATCGACTATCTCGTGAATACGAGCCGCGCCTTCATCTTTACGACGGCCCCTCCTCCAGCATCGGCGGCCGCTGCCGTCGCAGCTCTGAGGGTTCTGCAGCGAGAGCCGGAACGAAGGAATCGACTGTGGGCGAATCGAAAACGGCTTGCAGCAGGATTGAAGGACCTTGGATTTCGTTTGACGGACAGCGTTAGCCCCATCATGCCAATCCTCGTGGGCGATGCAGAGAAAGCCGTCGCCTTCGCTGAACAACTTTTAGCCGAAGGAGTGTATGCGCCGGCTATTCGCCCGCCGACCGTCCCGGAATCGACCAGCCGAATCCGCGTGACCATCACGTCGGAACACACACTAGCCCATATCGAACAATCGCTTGGTGCGTTCGAACGAGCTGGAAAAACTGCCCATCTCCTCTGA
- a CDS encoding tetratricopeptide repeat protein yields MTYRIKVPAKTLPVDEAHLLSGVEHALLRLQDYRRPLLVGLGVFLLAVAVVGGVLWFDRQAVQKAQELEREAMLHILAAANNPQKAEALLKQAIATYRQVADQYPRTPTAPLALFQAGNALVQANDLGGAIETYQRFIALYGSNPGFVGLVQQRLAYAYLLKGDREQAVKTLTSILEMPGAFNRDQALFELARLEESQSRPEGALAHYQELMKAHPNSPFASEAMIRTKILDVKKTPDPAATSNPVSQSPPVSSPTPEKK; encoded by the coding sequence ATGACCTATCGGATTAAAGTCCCAGCCAAAACGCTTCCCGTCGATGAAGCGCATCTTCTGAGCGGAGTTGAACATGCACTCCTGCGACTTCAGGACTATCGTCGTCCACTGCTTGTGGGGCTTGGGGTATTTCTCCTCGCGGTAGCGGTGGTGGGAGGGGTGCTCTGGTTCGATCGACAAGCTGTGCAGAAAGCTCAAGAACTCGAGCGAGAAGCGATGCTTCATATTCTGGCTGCGGCTAATAATCCTCAGAAGGCGGAGGCGCTACTCAAGCAGGCTATTGCCACCTATCGGCAAGTGGCAGACCAATATCCCCGGACACCGACCGCCCCGTTGGCGCTGTTTCAAGCCGGTAATGCTTTAGTCCAAGCCAATGATTTAGGCGGTGCAATCGAGACGTACCAGCGATTTATTGCATTGTATGGCTCGAACCCCGGTTTTGTCGGGCTAGTGCAACAGCGACTTGCCTATGCATATCTCTTGAAGGGAGATCGGGAACAGGCGGTCAAAACCTTGACCAGCATTCTTGAGATGCCGGGCGCATTCAACCGGGACCAGGCTCTCTTTGAATTGGCCCGGCTCGAAGAATCTCAATCTCGTCCTGAAGGAGCACTGGCCCATTATCAGGAGTTGATGAAGGCCCATCCGAATTCTCCGTTTGCCAGCGAAGCGATGATCCGTACCAAAATCCTGGATGTGAAGAAAACCCCAGATCCTGCCGCGACATCCAATCCGGTGTCACAGAGTCCTCCTGTTTCATCTCCCACACCAGAAAAGAAATAG
- the serA gene encoding phosphoglycerate dehydrogenase, which translates to MKILVSDSLSKQGVELLEKAGFTVVVKSKMPKDELFKEIKDADGLIVRSGTKVTEELIAAAEKLKVVGRAGSGLDNVDTPAATRRGIVVMNTPGGNTVTTAEHTMSMICAMSRRIPQANASVKAGKWEKDKFMGVELYNKVLGIVGVGQIGSHLTKLAQGVGMRVIAYDPYLATDRAEKMGVEMTELPELFRRADIISVHTPLTPETKGIINAQSIATMKPGVMIVNCARGGIIDEGALFEALKSKRVLAAAFDVFEEEPVKADNPLLTLDNFICTPHIGAQTTEAQENVAVGIAEQIVDYFTKGIARGAVNIPSVAPDVLPRLQPYLALSEQLGLLQTQLCQGGLERVTVEYSGEVASLSVAPMTIAVLKGLLAPIMEAPVNYVNAPIVAKERGIEVKEVKSSDAGDYTSLIRVRVEAGKRSHLVAGTLYHKKDPRIIEIDQFKVEVVPEGHMLLIQNIDRPGVIGMVGKVLGDNNINIVRMQCALEKRGGNALLIIGSDMAFPQSVLDKIKSSDNILSVKVAGLS; encoded by the coding sequence ATGAAAATTCTCGTCAGTGATAGTCTTTCGAAGCAAGGCGTGGAGTTGCTAGAGAAAGCCGGTTTCACCGTGGTGGTGAAATCCAAGATGCCGAAAGACGAGCTATTCAAGGAGATCAAGGACGCCGATGGATTAATCGTGCGCTCCGGCACCAAAGTGACCGAAGAACTCATTGCTGCTGCAGAGAAGTTGAAGGTCGTCGGCCGTGCTGGCTCAGGGCTGGACAACGTCGATACACCGGCGGCTACTCGTCGCGGCATCGTGGTGATGAACACCCCGGGCGGCAACACGGTCACGACAGCCGAGCACACCATGTCGATGATATGCGCCATGAGCCGTCGCATTCCACAAGCGAACGCATCGGTCAAAGCGGGTAAGTGGGAAAAAGACAAGTTCATGGGTGTCGAACTCTATAATAAGGTACTTGGCATCGTCGGGGTCGGTCAGATCGGGAGCCATCTGACGAAGTTGGCACAAGGCGTGGGTATGCGGGTGATCGCGTACGATCCGTACTTGGCGACGGATCGGGCTGAGAAAATGGGCGTTGAGATGACTGAGCTGCCCGAATTGTTCCGCCGAGCGGACATCATTTCTGTGCACACGCCGTTGACCCCTGAGACAAAGGGAATTATCAACGCCCAGTCGATCGCCACGATGAAGCCTGGTGTAATGATCGTGAACTGCGCCCGAGGAGGAATCATCGATGAAGGTGCCTTGTTTGAAGCGTTGAAAAGCAAGCGGGTGTTGGCCGCCGCGTTCGATGTGTTCGAAGAAGAACCCGTTAAGGCCGATAATCCCTTGTTGACATTGGATAACTTCATTTGTACGCCGCACATTGGCGCGCAAACGACAGAGGCCCAAGAAAATGTTGCAGTCGGCATCGCGGAGCAAATTGTCGACTATTTCACGAAAGGCATCGCGCGCGGAGCGGTCAATATCCCGTCCGTTGCACCGGATGTACTGCCGCGGTTGCAGCCATATCTCGCTCTTTCCGAGCAGTTGGGGCTATTACAGACACAACTCTGTCAAGGTGGGCTCGAGCGGGTGACAGTGGAGTATAGCGGCGAAGTGGCGAGTCTGTCGGTGGCGCCGATGACGATCGCCGTGCTGAAAGGGCTCCTGGCCCCCATCATGGAAGCGCCGGTGAACTATGTGAATGCTCCGATCGTCGCCAAGGAGCGTGGAATCGAAGTCAAGGAAGTCAAGAGTTCCGATGCCGGAGATTATACAAGCCTGATTCGCGTGCGTGTGGAAGCGGGCAAGCGGTCGCACCTTGTTGCCGGGACTCTGTACCATAAGAAGGATCCACGCATCATCGAAATCGATCAATTCAAAGTGGAAGTCGTGCCCGAAGGTCATATGCTCTTGATCCAGAATATCGATCGTCCCGGTGTGATCGGCATGGTGGGGAAGGTGCTCGGTGACAATAATATCAACATTGTCCGCATGCAGTGTGCACTAGAAAAGCGGGGAGGGAATGCCTTGCTCATTATCGGGTCTGACATGGCCTTCCCGCAGTCGGTGCTCGATAAGATCAAATCTAGCGACAATATTCTCTCGGTAAAGGTCGCGGGTCTCTCCTAA